In Rhinopithecus roxellana isolate Shanxi Qingling chromosome 4, ASM756505v1, whole genome shotgun sequence, a single genomic region encodes these proteins:
- the CALHM6 gene encoding calcium homeostasis modulator protein 6, producing the protein MEKFQAVLDLHLKHHSALGYGLVTLLTAGGERIFSAVVFQCPCSAAWNLPYGLVFLLVPALALFLLGYVLSARTWRLITGCGCRARASCGSGLRGSLVCAQLSAAAALAPLTWVAVALLGGAFYECAASGSAVLAQRLCLHRDHNCAAELPLVPCHQAKASDVQDLLKDLKAQSQVLGWILIAAVIIILLIFTCVSRCLSPVSFLQLKFWKIYLEKEQQILKSKATEHATELAKENVKCFFEGSHPKECNTPSVKEWQQISSLYTFNQKDQYYSMLHKYVNRKEKTHSIRSTEGDTVIPVLGFVDSSGINSTPGL; encoded by the exons ATGGAGAAGTTTCAGGCAGTGCTGGACCTCCACCTCAAGCACCACAGCGCCCTGGGCTACGGCCTGGTGACCCTGCTGACGGCGGGCGGGGAGCGCATCTTCTCCGCCGTGGTGTTCCAGTGCCCGTGCAGCGCCGCCTGGAACCTGCCCTACGGCCTGGTCTTCTTGCTGGTGCCGGCGCTCGCGCTCTTCCTCCTGGGCTATGTGCTGAGCGCACGCACGTGGCGCCTGATCACCGGCTGCGGCTGCAGAGCCCGCGCGAGTTGCGGATCTGGGCTGCGCGGCTCCCTGGTGTGCGCGCAGCTCAGCGCGGCCGCCGCGCTCGCGCCCCTCACTTGGGTGGCCGTGGCGCTGCTCGGGGGCGCCTTTTACGAGTGCGCGGCCAGCGGGAGTGCGGTCTTAGCGCAGCGCCTGTGCCTCCACCGCGACCACAACTGCGCCGCCGAGCTGCCGCTGGTGCCCTGCCACCAGGCCAAGGCGTCGGACGTGCAGGACCTCCTGAAGGATCTGAAGGCTCAGTCGCAG gTGTTGGGCTGGATCTTGATAGCAGCTGTTATCATCATCCTTCTGATTTTTACATGTGTCAGCCGATGCCTGTCTCCAGTTAGTTTTCTGCAGCTGAAGTTCTGGAAAATCTATTTGGAAAAGGAGCAGCAGATCCTTAAAAGTAAAGCCACAGAGCATGCAACTGAATTGGCAAAAGAGAATGTTAAATGTTTCTTTGAGGGCTCCCATCCAAAAGAATGTAACACTCCGAGCGTTAAAGAGTGGCAGCAAATTTCATCACTGTATACTTTCAATCAGAAGGACCAGTACTACAGCATGTTGCACAAATATGTTAacagaaaagagaagactcaCAGTATCAGGTCTACTGAAGGAGATACAGTGATTCCTGTTCTTGGCTTTGTAGATTCATCTGGTATAAACAGCACTCCTGGGTTATGA